From Vallitalea longa, the proteins below share one genomic window:
- a CDS encoding DUF342 domain-containing protein produces MDTIYDGYFILSNKEDGLYIKLFPSKNKGKDIELNDVLFALENNNITDYDKDLIIDKLRDLEEVCDFKISDSNVEAADETMDINVSMDKLYVYIRFSPPVGDGKKLTSEAIVKELQGRNIEFGIDYEKIDLIVKNKKYNRDIIVARGLKPVKGKDGEIEYLFETQKKIKPHMNKDGTVDYHKLNLITNVKDGDALARLIKEEEGIAGKNVYGQEVPPPKVKAKKLYFGKNTKVRDNTLYAIKDGQVKIDDGKVIVLDYLEIPGNVDNSTGDIDFFGTVLIRGNVLTGYNVKAKGDVEVSGVVEGAHIIADGNIVLHRGIQGMDRGIIEAKGNVMAKYIENSKVTAGGCIHSDAILHSDVSCKGNILVDGKKGLISGGTVRSGIEVSAKVIGSHMGTVTVIDVGIDPTYIDEYNELQKNIKQLTKEEVKLSQIITLLNKKKRISGELSKEKKEMLISATRSKIFVNNKLTSYQKKYNEMVDNIDNKNTGKVKVIGNIYPGVRVSIGNVKYYVRKDIKYCVLYQDGADIKIASYS; encoded by the coding sequence ATGGATACAATTTATGATGGATATTTTATTTTATCAAATAAAGAAGATGGGTTATATATTAAGTTGTTTCCTAGCAAAAACAAGGGTAAGGATATAGAACTTAATGATGTTCTATTTGCATTAGAAAATAATAACATTACAGATTATGATAAGGATTTGATTATTGATAAATTAAGAGATTTAGAGGAGGTATGTGACTTTAAAATATCTGATTCTAACGTAGAAGCAGCTGATGAAACTATGGATATAAATGTTTCTATGGATAAATTATATGTTTATATTAGATTTAGCCCACCAGTAGGTGATGGTAAGAAACTAACAAGTGAAGCGATAGTTAAAGAATTACAAGGTAGAAATATAGAATTTGGTATAGACTATGAAAAAATCGATTTAATCGTAAAAAATAAAAAATATAATAGAGATATAATTGTTGCAAGAGGATTAAAGCCCGTTAAGGGTAAAGATGGGGAGATTGAATATTTATTTGAGACTCAGAAAAAAATTAAACCACATATGAATAAAGATGGTACAGTTGACTATCATAAACTTAATCTTATTACTAACGTTAAAGATGGTGATGCATTAGCTAGGCTAATTAAAGAAGAAGAAGGCATTGCCGGTAAGAATGTTTATGGTCAGGAAGTACCACCACCAAAAGTAAAAGCTAAAAAACTATATTTTGGTAAAAATACTAAAGTAAGAGATAATACTTTATATGCAATCAAAGATGGACAAGTTAAAATAGATGACGGAAAAGTAATTGTACTGGATTATCTTGAGATTCCTGGTAATGTTGATAATTCAACTGGAGATATAGATTTTTTTGGGACAGTCCTAATTCGTGGTAATGTACTTACTGGTTATAATGTCAAAGCAAAAGGTGATGTAGAAGTAAGTGGAGTAGTAGAAGGAGCACATATTATTGCTGATGGCAATATAGTTCTCCACAGAGGAATACAAGGAATGGATAGAGGAATAATTGAGGCTAAAGGTAATGTGATGGCCAAATACATAGAAAACAGTAAAGTTACTGCTGGAGGGTGCATTCACTCTGATGCAATTCTACATAGTGATGTTTCTTGTAAAGGAAACATACTAGTAGATGGAAAAAAAGGATTAATATCTGGAGGTACTGTAAGGTCAGGTATCGAAGTCAGTGCTAAGGTCATTGGTTCACATATGGGTACAGTCACGGTTATAGATGTTGGAATAGATCCTACATATATAGATGAATATAATGAATTACAGAAAAATATCAAACAATTAACTAAAGAAGAAGTTAAATTGAGTCAAATAATAACGCTATTAAATAAGAAAAAACGAATATCCGGAGAACTTAGCAAAGAAAAAAAAGAAATGTTGATATCAGCTACTAGAAGTAAAATATTTGTTAACAATAAATTGACCAGTTATCAAAAAAAATATAATGAGATGGTAGATAACATTGATAATAAGAACACGGGAAAAGTAAAAGTAATAGGAAATATATATCCTGGTGTTAGGGTTTCAATAGGTAATGTAAAATATTATGTTAGAAAAGATATTAAATATTGTGTATTGTATCAAGATGGAGCAGATATAAAAATTGCTAGTTACAGTTAA
- a CDS encoding chemotaxis protein CheD, with protein sequence MEEKIKVGMADLNVCVSPGILTTLGLGSCVGIVLYDPIKKVGGLAHIMLPDSTQIKNNSNLAKFADTGIKKLIDDMTKLGANKKRLVAKLAGGAQMFSFKSNNDLMRIGDRNVEASIKMLQTLGIRILSKDTGKNYGRTIEFYTETGELLIKTIGKEIKII encoded by the coding sequence CGTCTCACCAGGTATATTGACAACACTTGGACTAGGTTCTTGTGTAGGTATTGTGTTATATGACCCAATTAAAAAAGTGGGTGGACTTGCACATATTATGCTTCCCGATAGCACTCAGATAAAAAACAATAGCAATTTAGCAAAATTTGCAGATACTGGTATAAAAAAATTAATTGATGATATGACTAAGTTAGGTGCTAATAAAAAAAGACTTGTAGCAAAATTAGCTGGAGGAGCACAAATGTTCTCATTTAAAAGCAATAATGATTTAATGAGGATAGGAGATAGAAATGTTGAGGCATCTATTAAGATGTTACAGACTTTGGGAATTAGAATCCTTTCAAAGGATACAGGTAAAAATTATGGTAGAACAATAGAATTTTATACAGAAACAGGGGAATTACTGATTAAAACAATTGGTAAAGAGATTAAAATCATATAA
- a CDS encoding FliA/WhiG family RNA polymerase sigma factor, which produces MDEKSRIILWEQYSKDRTLILKEKLILEYAQLVKVVAGRLNMYLGNNVEYEDLVGYGVFGLIDAIDKFDFHKGVKFETYASLRIRGAILDNIRRMDWIPRSLRKKQKLIDNANSKLENTYGRLATDEEMAEELSITLKEYEKWINQTKLLTLTSLEEYIDQGSELRIEPMNKSRYTQPERVVEKNELKEILAEVIENLLDNEKKVIILYYFEELTLKEISHILEVSESRVSQIHTKALKKLKIKLGNNIELLAGF; this is translated from the coding sequence ATGGATGAGAAGAGTAGAATAATATTGTGGGAACAGTATTCAAAAGATAGAACACTTATCTTAAAAGAAAAATTGATATTAGAATATGCTCAGTTAGTTAAAGTTGTGGCTGGTAGACTTAATATGTATCTGGGTAATAATGTCGAATATGAAGATCTTGTAGGATATGGTGTTTTTGGATTAATAGATGCTATAGATAAATTCGATTTTCACAAAGGAGTAAAATTTGAAACTTATGCGTCATTGAGGATAAGAGGTGCTATTTTAGATAATATCAGACGAATGGACTGGATTCCAAGGTCACTTAGAAAAAAACAGAAATTAATTGATAATGCTAATTCTAAATTAGAGAATACTTATGGTAGATTAGCTACAGATGAAGAGATGGCAGAAGAGCTTAGTATAACATTAAAAGAGTATGAGAAATGGATAAATCAGACCAAGCTCTTAACTTTAACTTCTCTTGAAGAATATATTGATCAAGGAAGTGAGCTTAGAATTGAGCCTATGAATAAGTCTAGATACACACAGCCTGAAAGAGTTGTAGAGAAAAACGAACTTAAAGAGATACTTGCTGAGGTTATAGAAAATTTGCTTGATAACGAGAAAAAAGTTATAATCTTATATTACTTTGAAGAACTTACATTAAAAGAGATAAGTCATATACTTGAGGTATCAGAATCTAGGGTTTCTCAAATACATACTAAAGCACTAAAAAAATTAAAAATAAAGCTGGGTAATAATATAGAACTGTTAGCAGGTTTTTAG